Part of the Triticum aestivum cultivar Chinese Spring chromosome 4D, IWGSC CS RefSeq v2.1, whole genome shotgun sequence genome is shown below.
GGCAAGTGCGTGTGTGTGGTCGGAAACAAGATGACATGGTGCAACGAGGATCACCCAAAACGACTCGGCCGAACAGCTCGCGCGCGAGCGGGTGTAGCTTTGGCCGGCGGGCTGGTGTTAATCGTTTGccataagactagccacagtgggagtaacttcagcagtaacatcgagtccaactcaacaaatttgcttatgtggcaatgagttaatgaggagggaggtagtttgagtaacttagctagttactgtaacatcacatgtcccagtgcaacatgagtctataacctaataaatgaggctttgcatgttaccatacttagagcatggttaatagtatagccagtgccgtgtcatctacagcccatcaaagtgcctaggagcacgtgctagagctggctcttcacgaagagcccgcttaccttctctctcctcttctctttcctccaactcagcagaaatatactagtttattccttatagcccgctgactcagctctattataATTGCTCTTAttttactacccactatgaaaggtagtaacatagtctagggatatgtgtatgttactataATATCACTTAGATGAgtagtatatactccctcctttccggtttataaggctcaattcaaaaatctcaccaagcaaGGTATATGGTGattggtggaatactttttgtagtttgcaaaaacgcccaattaatgcttttgtttttctcaaaaaagtatgtttaccaatgcattaattgcaatgcatgcatgcataaattacatgcattggtcaattttctcttaatacttgcatgcaatgatttaatgcaccttggaatctgaacatgtgatgggaaacaaccaaattgagccttataaaatgaaaaaactaaaattttaagataaattctataaaccggaaaggagggagtatatataagcCATAAAGGGACATTCTGTGAAAATatggaaaaaaattatgccattcCCCATGATATGCCTCATTTATTACACGGGGTTTCCGAGATAATTTGATAATTTCCCGCCAAAAAAACCCTACACTGGAGTAGTACTCTATTTGGCAGACGTGTTAGAGCCAAACCGAGCCTGAAGCTTCTTGGCAAACACCACGGCGGTGTCGGCGTCCGGCACAACCTCCCTCGCCATCTCGGTTCCGGCAAACCGCTCCGCCCACGCGGCCAGGAGCGGGGTCTTGCCCACGTCAAAGAACGTCACCCCAAACATCTTGCGTATTGCCTCGAGCCAGAACAGGTTGCATCCGACGGCGAGGTCGAGGTACCCGACGGAGTCGCCGGCGAAGAAAGGCTTCCCTTTTGAGCACTGGGCGAAGGCCTCTTCCAGGTTCGCTAACACCACAAGCGCCTCCTTGGCCTTCTCCGCTCTTGCTTCCTCAGTCGCCGCTTTCATGATGCCGATGTAAGCAGGGAACAGCTGCAAAACAGACGCCGCCGCGACATTGGTGCCCGCAGTTGTTGAGAAGCTCTTCTTGTACCACGGCTCTGGTGCTTCGaaataacaaacacaatacataccTTGTCGTCGACGTAGGCGGCCCAGAAGCGAGCAACTGCGCGCTCGTGCGGGTCGGCGGGGAAGATGGAGG
Proteins encoded:
- the LOC123098075 gene encoding probable glutathione S-transferase GSTU6; translation: MAGEGDIKLLGMVVSPFVVRVRMALHMKGVSYEYVEQDLFNKSELLLRSNPVNKKVPVLIHGGKPICESLVIVQYADEVWSGKGASIFPADPHERAVARFWAAYVDDKLFPAYIGIMKAATEEARAEKAKEALVVLANLEEAFAQCSKGKPFFAGDSVGYLDLAVGCNLFWLEAIRKMFGVTFFDVGKTPLLAAWAERFAGTEMAREVVPDADTAVVFAKKLQARFGSNTSAK